One region of Mycobacterium riyadhense genomic DNA includes:
- a CDS encoding TetR family transcriptional regulator, whose amino-acid sequence MVASVARRSITPGPRDERGVLAARILAAAREEFAEHGWAGTAIRAVARAADVDPALIYHYFGSKEGLLDAATAPPQQFLDSVVKTWATPKADLGRQLIRNVLDIWTDEEVGPALRAVVLTAAHETKTREKLRLLVERSLIGESTLGDDEDERLRRSGLISSQLIGFALLRYVWKIEPIASMPDDAVVAAMAPNLQRYVDGDIS is encoded by the coding sequence ATGGTGGCGTCTGTGGCGAGACGATCGATCACCCCGGGTCCACGCGACGAACGCGGCGTGTTGGCGGCGCGCATCCTGGCCGCGGCGCGCGAGGAATTCGCCGAACACGGCTGGGCCGGAACGGCAATCCGCGCCGTCGCCCGCGCCGCCGACGTTGACCCCGCGCTCATTTATCACTACTTCGGCTCTAAGGAAGGCCTGCTCGACGCGGCGACCGCGCCGCCACAGCAGTTTCTCGACTCGGTCGTCAAGACGTGGGCGACGCCCAAGGCCGATCTGGGCAGGCAACTGATCCGCAATGTGCTGGACATCTGGACGGATGAGGAAGTCGGTCCGGCCCTGCGGGCGGTGGTGCTGACCGCCGCACATGAAACCAAGACCCGCGAAAAGCTCCGGCTGCTCGTCGAGCGCAGCTTGATTGGCGAGTCGACCCTCGGTGACGACGAGGATGAACGGCTGCGTCGCAGCGGTTTGATCTCCAGTCAGCTGATCGGGTTCGCGCTGTTGCGGTACGTCTGGAAGATCGAACCGATTGCGTCGATGCCCGATGACGCGGTGGTGGCGGCGATGGCGCCCAACCTGCAGCGTTACGTCGACGGCGACATCAGCTGA
- a CDS encoding CocE/NonD family hydrolase — MHTTLNGPQTTGRQYRNLSEPRYAKRSDINATVTMRDGTNLLADVHRPDSDGRFPALIAASPYPRQMQDLGAPAGFIEAGATDFWVSRGYVHVIANVRGTCGSGGTFGFFDAQERRDMYDLVEWVAAQPWCDGNVGMIGISYFAMTQLAAAVERPPHLKAIFPLAVTADAYEAANHHGLLSSSFVTPFLAMIGLTSERSDKLWRSKPVGVARRVLNSPRLHKKFATANGEAAVTMLRQLIRLPHDPHPWDELWLESVVKHPTRDEWWDERNLLPLLKEIDIPVYLGCDWENVPLHLPSTFYTWKELSDNASVRMSLLGKFGLTWPWESLHTEALAWYDHWLKGRDTGITDGPPIRYFLPGADEWRTADSWPPSAAPHRELALRADGLLEADEGKPGAREFMVLGSGLGRVKPSPIDPPSVLTWTSAALSEDLDVVGESELRLVASATAIDTAWMATLQDVAPDGRTTDVTAGWLRASMREVDEAASRPGAPVLPCRNALAVPLGEDVFYRIPLVPNARRFKSGHRIRLVLTSDDQHASAPAIMKFRHASVGTSSLNTVRSSSRLLIPVLD, encoded by the coding sequence ATGCACACGACACTCAATGGTCCGCAGACCACCGGTCGGCAATACCGCAACCTCAGCGAACCGCGCTACGCGAAGCGCAGCGACATCAATGCCACGGTCACCATGCGCGACGGCACCAACCTGTTGGCCGACGTCCACCGCCCCGATTCGGACGGCCGCTTCCCCGCGCTGATCGCCGCCTCGCCCTACCCCAGGCAGATGCAGGATCTCGGCGCCCCGGCCGGATTCATCGAGGCCGGCGCGACGGACTTCTGGGTGTCGCGTGGATATGTGCACGTCATCGCCAACGTGCGCGGCACCTGCGGATCCGGCGGCACCTTCGGCTTCTTCGACGCGCAGGAACGCCGGGACATGTACGACCTCGTTGAGTGGGTCGCCGCCCAACCCTGGTGCGACGGCAACGTCGGCATGATCGGCATCAGCTACTTCGCGATGACCCAACTCGCCGCGGCGGTCGAACGCCCGCCCCACCTCAAGGCGATCTTCCCTCTTGCCGTGACGGCGGACGCGTATGAGGCCGCCAACCACCACGGCCTGTTGAGCTCGTCGTTCGTCACACCCTTCCTCGCGATGATCGGGCTGACCTCCGAGCGCAGCGACAAGCTGTGGCGCAGCAAGCCCGTCGGTGTGGCCCGCCGCGTGCTGAACAGCCCACGGCTGCATAAGAAATTCGCGACGGCCAACGGGGAAGCGGCGGTGACCATGCTGCGCCAACTCATCAGGCTGCCGCACGACCCACACCCATGGGACGAGTTGTGGCTGGAATCGGTGGTCAAGCATCCAACCCGCGACGAATGGTGGGACGAGCGAAATCTGTTGCCACTGCTGAAAGAAATCGATATTCCGGTGTACCTCGGATGCGACTGGGAGAACGTGCCACTACACTTGCCGTCGACGTTCTACACGTGGAAAGAGCTGTCGGACAACGCATCTGTGCGAATGAGCCTGCTCGGCAAGTTCGGCCTGACCTGGCCCTGGGAGAGCCTGCACACCGAGGCCCTGGCCTGGTATGACCATTGGCTCAAGGGCCGCGACACCGGGATCACCGACGGCCCGCCGATCCGCTACTTCCTGCCCGGCGCCGACGAGTGGCGCACTGCGGACTCGTGGCCGCCCTCGGCCGCTCCGCACCGCGAACTCGCCCTGCGGGCCGACGGATTGTTGGAGGCCGACGAGGGTAAGCCGGGCGCTCGCGAATTCATGGTGCTGGGATCGGGTTTAGGCCGCGTTAAGCCCAGCCCGATCGATCCGCCGTCAGTGCTGACCTGGACCAGCGCGGCGCTGAGCGAGGATCTGGATGTCGTGGGCGAGAGTGAGCTGCGGCTGGTCGCATCGGCGACCGCGATTGACACCGCATGGATGGCGACGCTGCAGGACGTGGCGCCGGACGGGCGGACCACTGACGTGACCGCGGGCTGGTTGCGTGCCAGCATGCGCGAGGTCGACGAGGCGGCCAGCCGCCCCGGCGCACCGGTGTTGCCGTGCCGCAATGCGCTGGCAGTGCCGTTGGGCGAAGATGTCTTCTACCGAATCCCGTTGGTTCCCAACGCTCGACGGTTCAAGAGCGGCCACCGCATTCGATTGGTGCTCACCAGCGATGACCAGCACGCGTCGGCGCCAGCGATAATGAAGTTCCGTCATGCCAGCGTGGGGACCAGCAGCCTGAACACCGTCCGCTCATCCTCGCGGCTACTGATTCCGGTGCTGGACTGA
- a CDS encoding sensor domain-containing protein, which produces MASTMKPNAGRFAVIACCALVTITACSHSGTSAQPSSPPVSRADALIVSVEDVRRIANFEELTAHSHADLRQPPQGDLNAPGPCRAAGTSDVTFGSGWSEFRSAGYHGITDDLKPGGPAMIQSVSQAVAVYPDSHTARGALHQLESSLQACIDLHDADYDFALDKPDPSTLRITAEAWSHVYREKSSVLISVGVVGLEPAERIATAILQTTTDRLG; this is translated from the coding sequence ATGGCGTCGACGATGAAGCCAAACGCCGGCAGATTTGCGGTCATTGCATGCTGCGCATTGGTCACGATCACGGCGTGCTCGCATAGCGGCACGTCGGCCCAGCCGAGTTCCCCACCCGTGTCACGTGCCGATGCATTGATCGTCAGTGTCGAAGATGTACGGCGCATCGCCAACTTTGAGGAGCTCACCGCACATTCACACGCGGACTTACGTCAGCCACCACAAGGAGACCTGAACGCTCCGGGACCCTGTCGGGCGGCGGGAACCAGCGATGTCACCTTCGGCAGCGGTTGGTCAGAGTTCCGCAGCGCCGGGTACCACGGCATCACCGACGATCTCAAGCCAGGCGGGCCCGCCATGATCCAATCCGTGAGTCAGGCCGTCGCCGTGTACCCCGACTCGCATACCGCGCGCGGTGCGCTGCATCAGCTGGAGTCGTCCCTGCAAGCGTGCATTGACTTGCACGACGCCGACTACGACTTCGCGTTGGACAAGCCGGATCCGTCCACCCTGCGGATCACCGCCGAAGCTTGGAGCCATGTGTATCGGGAGAAATCGTCGGTGTTGATATCCGTCGGTGTGGTGGGTCTGGAGCCAGCGGAGCGGATCGCAACCGCCATCCTTCAGACGACCACGGACCGCCTCGGCTAG
- a CDS encoding AAA family ATPase — protein sequence MLATVAVENYRSLRQLVVPLGQLNAVTGPNGSGKSNLYRALRLLADSARNGAVAALAREGGLSSTMWAGPAVIGKSVRQGRHQVQGTVRTGPASLRLGFAGDDFGYAMDFGLPVTTNTAFGLDPEVKVEALWVGPVWRKAAVIAERGGPTARVRDGDGNWHVIADVLRPFDSMLSELADPVRAPELIQMRERTRYWRFYDHLRTDADAPARQIRIGTRTPVLGHDGADLAAAIQTIREIGDDVALSEAIDRAFEGCRIEIRNMDTRFELVLHQPGMLRPLAAAELSDGTLRYLLWTAALLTPRPPQLLVLNEPETSLHPELLPALASLVATAANRSQIIVVTHSESLVAALQAAADVHTVRLTKELGETRIAGQNLLDQPSWHWPPR from the coding sequence GTGTTGGCGACGGTCGCGGTGGAGAACTACCGCTCGCTGCGCCAGCTCGTCGTTCCGTTGGGGCAGCTCAATGCCGTTACCGGTCCCAACGGCAGCGGCAAATCCAACCTCTATCGAGCGTTGCGTCTGCTCGCCGACTCGGCTCGCAACGGAGCGGTGGCGGCGCTAGCCCGCGAGGGTGGGTTGAGCTCAACGATGTGGGCCGGGCCTGCGGTGATCGGCAAGTCGGTGCGGCAGGGGCGTCATCAGGTTCAAGGAACGGTGCGCACCGGCCCGGCCAGCTTGCGGCTTGGCTTTGCCGGAGACGATTTCGGCTATGCGATGGACTTTGGGCTTCCCGTTACAACGAACACCGCGTTCGGGCTCGATCCTGAGGTCAAGGTGGAGGCGCTGTGGGTCGGGCCAGTGTGGCGCAAAGCCGCGGTGATAGCGGAGCGCGGTGGCCCCACTGCGCGGGTGCGGGACGGCGACGGTAACTGGCATGTGATCGCCGACGTGCTGCGGCCGTTTGATTCCATGCTCAGTGAGCTGGCAGATCCGGTACGCGCACCGGAGCTGATCCAGATGCGCGAGCGCACCCGTTATTGGCGCTTCTACGATCATTTGCGCACCGACGCCGACGCGCCCGCCCGGCAGATCCGAATCGGCACGCGTACACCGGTGCTGGGCCACGACGGCGCTGATTTGGCCGCTGCCATACAAACGATTCGCGAGATTGGCGACGATGTCGCGCTCAGCGAAGCCATTGACCGTGCGTTCGAGGGCTGCCGAATCGAAATCCGGAACATGGATACTCGTTTCGAACTGGTTTTGCACCAGCCCGGAATGCTGCGCCCCTTAGCCGCGGCCGAGCTCTCCGACGGCACGCTGCGCTATCTGCTTTGGACCGCGGCCCTGCTGACACCGCGCCCACCACAGTTGCTCGTGCTCAATGAACCCGAGACCAGCTTGCATCCCGAGCTGTTGCCGGCGTTGGCCTCGCTGGTCGCCACGGCCGCCAACCGCAGCCAGATCATCGTCGTCACCCACTCCGAGTCCCTGGTCGCAGCCCTGCAAGCGGCCGCCGACGTGCACACCGTGCGCTTGACAAAAGAGCTTGGTGAGACTCGGATCGCGGGCCAGAACCTCCTTGACCAGCCGTCGTGGCATTGGCCACCAAGATGA
- a CDS encoding PE family protein yields MSFVFAVPDMLGAAATDLARLGSTLSAANAAAEAQTTALLAAGEDEVSAALAALFSAHGQGYQVLSVQAAGFHDQFVRALTAGAGAYASADAANASPLAGLVEALNAQSQVLTGRPVIGNGANGAPGTGQDGAPGGWLLGDGGAGGSGAPGQNGGSGGAAGLLGTGGTGGAGGGISTGPGGTGGTGGAGGWLWGNGGVGGRGGIGGTSASAGAGGTGGAGGLFGAGGAGGAGGDGLVFSGTGGAGGAGGTGGLLSGLVGAGGGNGGIGGPGIVGGDGGAGGNAGLLAGPGGAGGAGGAGVGGNGGAGAIGGNAGLLFGNGGAGGAGGSSNGEFSLSRAGGAGGHGGNAGLLASSGGAGGAGGSSVLGVGGVGGAGGDASLLGSGGAGGAGGTGLIGEAGGLGGQAGQLIGNGGVGGAGGVGVLSSGPGGSGGDAVLIGNGGNAGVGGIDPSMPIGGTSGLLLGLDGFNAPASSSPWHTLQQQALNAINEPVQAATGRPLIGNGAPGSSGTGQDGAPGGWLLGDGGAGGSGAPGQQGGHGGAAGLLGAGGAGGSAGAASGNAEAGGTGGAGGWLLGDGGAGGIGGYAGGSSGAGGTGGIGGAGGLFGAGGPGGPGGVGSNGLGGDGGMGGAGGLLGGLVGAGGGDGGGGGLGLDGGGDGGAGGNAGLLFGNGGSGGAGGSFGGFLGFLDPGGGDGGAGGNGGLLFGNGGSGGVGGYGGFGAFGGSGGAGGNGGLLIANGGNGGAGGTDALDVGTPGGAGGNAGLLFGNGGIGGDGGPGTTVGGPGGAGGKAGRLLGNGGAGGMGGDGFFGGPGGVGGAGGNAVLIGNGGNGGNGGTGGSLGGRGTGGSGGEWLGLNGIDGLP; encoded by the coding sequence ATGTCTTTTGTTTTCGCGGTGCCAGACATGTTGGGGGCGGCGGCCACGGATTTGGCCAGGCTGGGTTCGACGCTGAGTGCGGCCAATGCGGCCGCGGAAGCGCAGACGACGGCGTTATTGGCCGCGGGCGAGGATGAGGTGTCGGCGGCGCTTGCGGCCCTGTTTTCCGCCCACGGTCAGGGTTATCAGGTCCTTAGCGTGCAGGCGGCGGGATTCCATGACCAGTTTGTCCGGGCCTTGACCGCAGGTGCGGGGGCCTATGCCAGTGCCGATGCCGCGAACGCCTCGCCGTTGGCGGGCTTGGTTGAGGCGCTCAACGCGCAGTCGCAAGTGCTGACCGGGCGTCCGGTGATCGGCAACGGGGCCAATGGGGCGCCGGGGACGGGGCAGGACGGCGCGCCGGGCGGGTGGTTGCTCGGTGATGGTGGGGCTGGCGGCTCGGGAGCGCCCGGGCAGAACGGCGGTAGTGGTGGGGCTGCCGGGTTGTTGGGAACCGGGGGCACGGGCGGTGCCGGCGGCGGCATCTCGACTGGCCCCGGTGGGACCGGGGGGACGGGCGGTGCTGGTGGCTGGTTATGGGGTAACGGCGGGGTCGGTGGCCGTGGTGGTATCGGCGGGACGTCGGCCAGCGCTGGCGCCGGGGGGACCGGTGGGGCCGGCGGGCTGTTCGGGGCTGGCGGAGCCGGCGGCGCGGGCGGCGACGGCCTCGTCTTTAGCGGCACCGGTGGGGCCGGCGGGGCTGGCGGCACCGGAGGGTTGCTGAGCGGGCTGGTCGGCGCGGGCGGCGGTAACGGGGGGATCGGCGGACCCGGCATAGTCGGCGGTGACGGCGGGGCCGGCGGCAACGCTGGCCTGCTGGCCGGCCCCGGCGGTGCCGGTGGTGCCGGTGGGGCCGGCGTCGGCGGCAACGGGGGTGCTGGTGCGATCGGCGGCAACGCCGGCCTCCTGTTCGGCAACGGCGGCGCCGGCGGCGCCGGCGGATCCAGCAATGGTGAATTTAGCTTGAGCCGCGCCGGCGGGGCTGGTGGGCACGGCGGCAACGCCGGACTGCTGGCTTCTAGCGGCGGTGCCGGCGGGGCCGGCGGATCCAGCGTGCTTGGTGTCGGTGGGGTGGGCGGTGCCGGCGGCGACGCGAGCCTGCTGGGGTCCGGTGGGGCCGGCGGGGCCGGCGGCACCGGCCTTATCGGCGAGGCTGGCGGGTTGGGTGGCCAGGCAGGGCAGCTGATTGGCAATGGTGGCGTTGGCGGCGCCGGCGGTGTGGGCGTCCTTAGCAGTGGTCCCGGCGGGTCTGGCGGCGATGCCGTGCTAATCGGCAACGGCGGCAACGCCGGCGTCGGCGGGATCGACCCCAGCATGCCTATCGGGGGTACCAGTGGGCTGCTGTTGGGCCTGGACGGATTCAACGCTCCGGCCAGCTCGTCACCTTGGCACACTCTGCAGCAACAGGCGCTCAACGCGATCAACGAGCCCGTCCAGGCGGCTACCGGCCGCCCGCTAATCGGCAATGGCGCGCCTGGGTCATCCGGCACCGGACAAGACGGGGCGCCTGGCGGCTGGTTGCTGGGTGATGGGGGGGCTGGAGGCTCGGGTGCGCCCGGCCAGCAGGGCGGCCATGGTGGGGCTGCTGGGTTGTTGGGCGCCGGCGGCGCCGGCGGCAGTGCCGGCGCAGCCAGTGGTAACGCGGAGGCCGGCGGGACCGGGGGAGCCGGCGGGTGGCTATTGGGCGACGGCGGCGCCGGTGGTATCGGCGGGTACGCAGGTGGCAGCAGCGGTGCCGGCGGAACCGGCGGTATCGGCGGGGCTGGCGGTTTGTTCGGAGCCGGCGGTCCCGGCGGGCCCGGCGGCGTGGGCAGTAATGGTCTCGGCGGCGACGGCGGGATGGGTGGAGCCGGTGGTCTGCTCGGCGGTTTGGTCGGAGCCGGCGGCGGTGACGGCGGGGGCGGCGGCTTGGGCCTGGACGGCGGCGGCGACGGCGGGGCCGGCGGCAATGCGGGCCTGTTGTTCGGTAACGGCGGGTCCGGCGGGGCAGGTGGTTCGTTCGGCGGGTTCCTCGGCTTCCTCGACCCCGGCGGCGGTGACGGCGGGGCCGGCGGCAATGGCGGCCTGCTGTTCGGCAACGGCGGGTCCGGTGGGGTCGGCGGGTACGGCGGGTTCGGCGCGTTCGGCGGGTCGGGCGGGGCCGGCGGCAATGGCGGCCTGCTGATCGCCAACGGCGGTAACGGCGGGGCCGGCGGCACCGACGCACTCGATGTTGGAACTCCGGGAGGAGCCGGCGGCAATGCCGGCCTGCTGTTCGGCAACGGCGGGATCGGGGGGGACGGCGGCCCCGGCACAACCGTTGGAGGTCCGGGCGGTGCCGGCGGCAAGGCTGGACGGCTGCTGGGCAATGGCGGTGCCGGCGGCATGGGCGGCGACGGCTTTTTCGGAGGGCCCGGCGGTGTCGGCGGGGCGGGCGGCAACGCCGTGCTGATCGGCAACGGCGGCAACGGCGGCAACGGCGGGACCGGCGGATCACTGGGCGGCCGGGGCACCGGCGGCAGTGGGGGAGAATGGTTGGGGCTCAACGGAATCGACGGCTTGCCCTAA
- a CDS encoding PE family protein, whose product MSFVFAASDVVAMAAENLAGIGSSLTVANAAAAVPTSGLLAAAGDDVSAAIAALFSSHAQQYQTLSAEAAAFHSRFVQALTGAVGAYATAEAANALEQGMLGAINAPAAALLGRPWIGNGTNGAPGTGEAGGPGGLLLGNGGNGGSGAPGQAGGAGGAAGLIGNGGAGGAGGAGASGGIGGAGGWLWGSGGTGGAGGFGGGSGGPGGNALMFGIGGNGGPGGAASGTGNGGAGGVGGAGGALVAIGGAGGAGGAATSGTGGAGGAGRDALGVFFGLGGAGGHGGNASTGTGGAGGAGGSGGASSPFGIDIAIGGAGGHGGAGTTGGAGGAGGLAGSSGTVFALDLIWAGAGGNGGAATTGIGGAGGVGGLAVAPDVIGFGVAYGGAGGVGGAATGVGGTAGAGGGGGIGLAAVGAGIGGAGGVGGAATETGGSGGAGGHGYGLLGGVGGAGGHGGAAPAGTGGNGGGGGTGLGFVGTGGNGGNAGTGVGVNGGNGGNGGTAYGAFAAIGGGGGAAGAATSGTGGFGGGGGSAEGLIFGMGGAGAAGGDASTGIGGTAGVGGTGSARSPFGINIAIGGAGGQGGAGGTAGGAGGHGGASVSFGYASLGLGLGGAAGAGGTATGTGGTGGAGGFGGVALAPADLVGFAVLHGGVGGAGGTATGDGGTGGAGGGGGFSAAIWGAGVSGAGGDGGAATGTGGTGGNGGDGGKAELVGLSVAGAGGAGGAAPTGTGGDGGAGGGALGLIGAGGNGGNAGTGVGAADGGNGGNAGLVINGKFNPSLYGDGGNGGNGVNGGTGGTGGSAGQFGGTPGKNGSP is encoded by the coding sequence ATGTCGTTTGTATTTGCAGCGTCAGACGTGGTGGCGATGGCGGCAGAGAATCTCGCGGGTATTGGTTCGTCGCTGACGGTGGCCAATGCGGCGGCCGCGGTCCCGACAAGCGGGCTGCTAGCCGCCGCTGGGGATGACGTGTCGGCGGCCATTGCGGCGTTGTTTTCCAGCCACGCCCAGCAGTATCAAACGCTGAGTGCTGAGGCGGCAGCGTTTCATAGCCGGTTTGTGCAGGCGCTGACCGGGGCCGTGGGCGCGTATGCGACCGCTGAGGCGGCTAATGCCCTCGAGCAAGGCATGCTGGGTGCGATCAATGCGCCCGCCGCCGCGTTGTTGGGCCGCCCTTGGATCGGCAACGGCACCAACGGGGCCCCGGGGACCGGGGAGGCCGGTGGGCCTGGCGGGTTGTTGTTGGGCAACGGCGGCAACGGTGGCTCAGGTGCCCCCGGCCAGGCCGGGGGTGCCGGTGGTGCCGCCGGATTGATCGGCAACGGCGGGGCCGGAGGTGCCGGAGGTGCCGGCGCGTCGGGTGGCATTGGCGGTGCGGGTGGGTGGCTGTGGGGTAGTGGTGGGACCGGCGGGGCCGGCGGCTTCGGCGGGGGGTCCGGTGGGCCGGGTGGCAACGCGCTGATGTTCGGCATTGGCGGCAACGGCGGACCCGGCGGGGCCGCCAGCGGAACCGGGAACGGCGGGGCCGGCGGCGTCGGCGGCGCGGGCGGTGCACTGGTAGCTATCGGTGGGGCCGGCGGTGCGGGCGGGGCCGCTACCAGCGGAACCGGCGGCGCCGGAGGTGCCGGCCGCGACGCGTTGGGCGTGTTCTTTGGTCTGGGCGGGGCCGGCGGGCACGGCGGCAACGCCTCCACGGGAACCGGCGGCGCCGGCGGTGCCGGCGGCTCGGGCGGCGCCAGCAGCCCCTTCGGGATCGACATCGCCATCGGCGGTGCCGGCGGGCACGGTGGCGCCGGTACTACTGGCGGCGCCGGCGGCGCCGGCGGCCTCGCGGGTTCCTCGGGCACCGTTTTTGCGCTCGACTTGATCTGGGCCGGCGCCGGCGGCAATGGCGGCGCAGCTACCACTGGGATCGGCGGGGCCGGCGGTGTTGGCGGCCTCGCTGTTGCCCCCGACGTCATCGGGTTCGGCGTGGCCTACGGCGGCGCCGGTGGGGTTGGCGGTGCCGCCACCGGGGTCGGCGGCACCGCGGGGGCCGGTGGCGGTGGCGGCATCGGCCTCGCGGCGGTGGGCGCGGGCATCGGCGGCGCCGGCGGGGTTGGCGGGGCCGCCACCGAGACCGGCGGCAGCGGCGGCGCCGGTGGCCACGGCTACGGGCTGCTGGGCGGCGTGGGCGGTGCCGGCGGGCACGGCGGCGCCGCTCCCGCTGGTACCGGCGGCAATGGCGGTGGCGGCGGCACCGGCCTAGGGTTCGTCGGCACCGGCGGGAACGGCGGCAACGCCGGCACCGGCGTCGGGGTTAATGGTGGCAATGGCGGCAACGGCGGCACGGCCTACGGCGCATTCGCGGCAATCGGCGGAGGCGGCGGCGCCGCCGGCGCCGCTACCAGTGGAACCGGCGGGTTCGGCGGTGGTGGCGGCAGCGCGGAAGGCCTGATCTTTGGCATGGGCGGTGCCGGCGCCGCTGGCGGCGACGCTTCCACGGGTATCGGCGGTACCGCCGGTGTCGGCGGCACGGGCAGCGCCCGCAGCCCCTTCGGGATCAACATCGCCATCGGCGGTGCCGGGGGGCAGGGCGGCGCCGGCGGCACTGCTGGCGGTGCTGGCGGCCACGGCGGCGCCAGCGTTTCCTTCGGATACGCTTCACTCGGCTTAGGCCTTGGCGGCGCCGCCGGGGCTGGTGGGACCGCCACCGGGACCGGCGGCACCGGCGGGGCCGGCGGTTTTGGGGGCGTCGCCCTTGCCCCCGCCGATCTTGTCGGGTTCGCCGTGCTCCACGGCGGCGTCGGCGGGGCTGGTGGGACCGCCACCGGGGACGGCGGTACCGGCGGGGCCGGCGGCGGTGGCGGGTTCAGCGCCGCGATCTGGGGCGCGGGCGTCAGCGGCGCCGGCGGGGATGGTGGTGCCGCCACCGGGACCGGCGGTACCGGCGGCAACGGCGGCGACGGCGGCAAGGCCGAACTGGTTGGGCTCTCCGTGGCCGGTGCCGGCGGTGCCGGCGGCGCCGCCCCCACTGGTACCGGCGGCGACGGCGGTGCCGGCGGCGGCGCCCTCGGATTGATCGGGGCGGGTGGGAACGGCGGCAACGCCGGTACCGGCGTCGGAGCTGCCGACGGCGGCAACGGCGGTAACGCCGGGCTAGTTATCAACGGCAAGTTCAACCCGTCGCTATACGGCGACGGCGGCAACGGTGGCAACGGCGTCAACGGCGGAACCGGCGGCACCGGTGGCAGCGCCGGCCAGTTTGGCGGCACGCCGGGGAAGAACGGGTCGCCATAG
- a CDS encoding ATP-binding protein, with amino-acid sequence MVHDDAGHELIERHMLEQLREVAEYTRIVLVNGPRQAGKTTLLQQLHAELGGWLRSLDVDVERASARADPDGYVISAPRPTFIDEVQRAGDPLILAIKAATDRDRRPAQFFLSGSTRFLTVPTISESLAGRVAILDLWPPSVAERAGVRAEIIAQLLTEPQVVLGMEPAPVTRHEYLQLACTGGFPEVVQRPAGRARSRWFSDYLRTVTQRDVRELKQIEQTERLPRFMRYLAAITAQELNVAEAARVIGVDAGTIRSDLALFETVYLVHRLPAWSRNLTAKIKKRSKIHVVDSGFAAWLRGQRPDSLARPTAEGAGPIMETFVINELMKLRAVADLEVDLYHFRDRDGREIDCILQTPDGRVVGAEVKASATVNAHDFRHLSFARDRLGDEFITGVVFYTGARALPFGDRLMALPINLLWNGQSLSNR; translated from the coding sequence GTGGTGCATGATGATGCTGGTCACGAGCTGATCGAGCGGCACATGCTGGAACAGTTGCGCGAGGTCGCAGAGTACACACGTATCGTACTGGTCAATGGTCCACGGCAGGCTGGTAAGACGACGCTCCTTCAACAGCTCCACGCTGAGCTGGGCGGATGGCTGCGTTCGTTGGATGTTGACGTCGAACGCGCGTCGGCGCGAGCCGATCCGGACGGGTACGTCATATCCGCGCCGCGCCCGACGTTCATAGACGAGGTCCAGCGCGCCGGGGATCCGTTGATCCTGGCGATCAAGGCGGCGACCGATCGTGACCGTCGGCCCGCACAGTTCTTCCTGTCGGGGTCGACCCGATTCCTGACGGTGCCGACGATCTCGGAATCACTGGCCGGACGCGTCGCGATCCTCGACCTCTGGCCGCCGTCTGTCGCTGAGCGTGCAGGTGTCCGGGCGGAGATCATTGCGCAACTGCTCACCGAACCCCAAGTGGTCCTGGGCATGGAGCCCGCCCCCGTCACGCGACATGAGTACCTGCAGCTGGCCTGCACGGGTGGCTTTCCGGAAGTTGTGCAGCGGCCGGCGGGTCGCGCCCGCAGCCGGTGGTTCTCGGATTATCTGCGCACGGTGACGCAGCGCGACGTGCGTGAGCTGAAGCAGATCGAGCAGACGGAGCGCCTGCCGCGGTTCATGCGCTACCTGGCCGCCATCACAGCGCAGGAGCTGAACGTGGCCGAAGCGGCGCGGGTCATCGGGGTCGACGCGGGGACGATCCGTTCGGATCTCGCGTTGTTCGAGACGGTCTATCTGGTACATCGCCTTCCCGCCTGGTCTCGGAATCTGACCGCAAAGATCAAGAAGCGGTCCAAGATCCACGTCGTCGACAGCGGCTTCGCGGCCTGGTTACGCGGGCAACGCCCCGACTCCCTGGCCAGGCCAACCGCCGAGGGCGCGGGGCCGATCATGGAAACATTCGTGATCAACGAGCTGATGAAGCTACGTGCGGTGGCCGATCTCGAGGTTGACCTGTATCACTTTCGCGATCGAGACGGACGGGAAATCGACTGCATCCTCCAGACACCAGACGGTCGCGTCGTCGGTGCCGAAGTCAAGGCCTCGGCGACAGTGAACGCCCATGATTTCCGACACTTGTCCTTCGCGCGCGACCGACTCGGCGACGAATTCATCACCGGCGTTGTCTTCTACACCGGTGCCCGGGCCCTGCCGTTCGGCGACCGGTTGATGGCTCTACCCATCAATCTCCTCTGGAACGGACAATCCCTCTCCAACCGGTAA